The genomic segment ACTTGGGCAAAGCTGACCGTTCTTAAAGGTGAGCTGCATTTTGCCATGCTGGATCAGTCAGGTCATATACAGTCTGAACATGTATTTACGCCAGAGCAGCAACCACCGTTTATTGAGCCACAGGTGTGGCATAAGATTATTTCTGCCAGTGAAGATGCAGAATGTCAGCTGCGTTTTTACTGCAAACCTGAGAATTACTTCAGCAAAAAATATCAGCTAAGCCCGACTCATTCGGAAATTCTGGCGGCTATGCCGTATTTAAAGGGTGGCCGTGCGCTGGATGTCGGTTGTGGTTCAGGCCGCAATTCGCTGTATTTGAGCCAGAACGGTTTTGAAGTCAACGCCTGGGATGTGAATGAAAATAGTCTGCAGACCTTAAGACAAATCATTCAGGCCGAAGAAATCGGGAATATTCAGGTTCAGCAACGGGATTTAAATTTTGACCCCAGTATTCAGGGCCAATATGACTTTATCTGCTGTACGGTAGTGATGATGTTCCTGCAGGCCGATACCATTCCACCTCTTATTGCACAGATGCAGCAGGCGACAGTGCCGGGCGGTTATAACCTGATTGTCTGTGCGATGGATACCGATGATATTTCGGCACAGCCAGACTTTCCGTTTAGTTTTAAGCCGGGACAGCTCAGTGCCTATTATGAAGGCTGGAATATTGTGAAATACAATGAAGATATCGGTGAGCTATACCGTGTCGATGAGCAGGGCCAGCGGATTAAGCAGCATTTTGCCACCATGTTGGCGCAGAAGGTTTAAATAAGATTAAGTCTTTTAATTCCTGAAAATAAATTAAATCATCCAAAATAAAAAAGATGTCAAGCTGACATCTTTTTTATGCTTAAAAAATCTTAAGCCGCTTTTTTAAACCAAGAGAACCAGCCTTTTTTCTCGGCTTTTACAGCTGCTTCAGCAGGTGCTGCTTCTACTGGTTGAGCTGCTGCAGCTTTTACTTCTTCAGCTTTGGCTACAGTTGCTTCTTTTACTTCAGCAGTTTTTACAGCTGCATCAGTTTTCACAGCTTCTACTTTAGTATCCGCTACAGTTTTTGCTGCTACCACTTTAGCGTTCGCTGCTTCTTTAGTTTGAGCAGCTTGTTGTTGAGCTGTTTCTACTTTAGCGACAACTGCTTGTTTTTCAGCAGTAGCTTTGACAGCAGTATCTTGTGCTTTAACGGTTGCAGTCGCTACTTTTGCTTGTGCAGGCGCGGTTGCTTGTTGAGTAGTTTGAGCTGCAACAGTTTTTGCTTGTTCTTTCATTGCAGCAACAGGAGAAACTGTTGTAGAAGCCATAGCAGAAGCTGAAGTTGCAACGATAGCAGTTGCTAGAAGTATTTTAAGCATTTTCATGCGTAACCCCATAAATAAAGGAGAGAAATGTGAGGCTATGATACGCTTGTCAAATATAAGTGGCTGATGAATAAGTTTTTATTGGTTGAATATTCAACTAAATTTACAAAGGGATAACACTTTGGTTGTTAAATAACTATAATCGTGAAAAATATATAATTAATAGAGGGTTAGGTGAGCGGGCTAGAAACAAATGGTTATATTACATGTGCTTCTTGTAATACAATAAATAAGCTTCATGAGATTGGTGAACAAGGTCTTTATCATTGTGGTACTTGCCAAAATCCATTAATTTTCATTAATAAAGAAAAACCTAAATCAGGTTTTATGAAAATTCTTGTTATTGCTGGATTGAGTGGGGTTGCTGGTGGTGTAGGCATAGATCAAATAAAAGACGCTCTCAAACCCACTGAAATTAATTATTCGAGAATACAAACTAATTGGACTGATAAGCAGGTTAGGCAGTTTGATCTTAATTGTAAGGCAAATTTGGCTATGCAAAAGAAAAGATGGGATGCTGAACGTATTGATAAGACATGCACATGTTTTACGACGTACATAGTTGAAAATACTAATTATCCACTCTGGGGTGAGTTAGATCCTAAAGTGGTTGATGCAGGTACAAATGAATGCATTTAGAAAATAATGAAAAAGATCAATTAAATTTAAACCCTAATTTGGAAAAGTTTTTAAACTTAATTGAAGAAGTTTATACAGGTAATTTAAAGGCTTTTAGCGATGCATTTTCCGATGAAGATGCTTCTTTTTATGAGCGCTTAAAAAAAGATATTCAGAGGGCAAAACAAGGGTCATTAACCATTAAGAAAGAAGATGCATTGAAGAAATATATATTTTTTCTTGAATATAAACAGTGGGAAAAGAATACAGGCAATAAATTTTCTAAGAAATTAGATTTACAAATAGATACAGCAATTGAAGCCTTATGTAAGGCAACTGGGCAGTGATACTGCCCAGTATAAAAAGCTATTTACATGCACCAGGTACACGACATGCACAGCTTGAAGGAGCGTGACAGGCGTGATCATCACCACAGCGTGCTTCAATTGTGAAATCAGGGTATGGGCCAAACCAAACTTCATAAAGTTCTTTAGTTCGCTGGAAAGTATTTTTCAAATTTTGTTGGTCGACTTCATCATGGATTCCAAAATATGGATAGTGGTGCAGATAAGCTCCAAAAATTTTCAAGCAATCCATGTGGTAATTTCGAGTATCTAAAATGTGAGCATGCCAAAACTCATCAACAAGTTTATTAGGTACTAGCGTTTCTTTTGGATAGAAATATTTTAACGCTAGAAAACGTTTATATTCTTGCTCTGCAAATTCGCAAACTTTTTTTGACATGGTTGCTTCTTTACCTGATGTTAATTTAAATTTTAATTTATTGAAATTTAAACTCTCAACCGAAGTCGGCATGTTTGAGCTTGCTAGAGTAGCTTTATGGTTAAAGTCTATTGCTAAATTTCCCATTTCTTTTTCCTTAGTAGGTTTATAGCGTTGTTGCTATGTAGGAAATATTGCCATGTAGCTTTATTTGGATTGGGGAATTTTAAGGGACAAAAAAAACCCGCAAAAGCGGGTTTTTTTTTGATCTTGGTATTTAAGAATTAAACACGTTCGATCACTGTTGCAATACCTTGACCTAAACCGATACACATCGTCGCAAGACCGATTTGTGTATCTTGCTGTTCCATCACGTTCAACAATGTTGTTGTGATACGCGCACCAGAACAACCCAATGGGTGACCCAATGCAATCGCGCCACCGTTATGGTTCACGATGTCTTGCTTGTCATAAATGCCTAAGCCTTTAAGAACAGACAGACCTTGTGCAGCAAAGGCTTCGTTCAATTCAAAAGTTTGAATATCAGCAATTGACAGGCCAGCACGTTTCAACGCTTTTTGTGTTGCCGGAACCGGACCATAACCCATGATCGCAGCATCACAGCCTGCAACCGCCATAGAGCGAATTACAGCACGTGGCTTAAGACCTAAGGCTTGAGCACGTTCAGCAGACATTAACAACATTGCAGATGCACCATCAGACAAGGCTGAAGAAGTCGCTGCAGTCACTGTACCGCCTTTCGGATCGAATACTGGACGCAAAGATTTGAACGATTCAAGGTTCGCATCTGGACGGATCACCTCATCGATATCGCACAGAACTTTATAACCGTCAGCATTATGACCTTCAATGCCAACGATCTCGTTCTGGAACAGACCATTTTCAGTTGCAGCCCAAGCACGACGGTGAGATTCAACACCAAACGCATCCTGTTCTTCACGAGTAATGCCGTTCATGCGACCCAGCATTTCAGCCGTCAGGCCCATCATATTTGATGCTTTTGCATAGTGCTTAGATGCAGCAGGGTTCAGGTCGATGCCATGCATCATGCCTACATGGCCCATATGCTCTACACCACCGATGATGAAGATATCACCCTGGTTAGTCGCGATCTGTGCAGCCGCAGTGTGGATTGCCTGCATAGAAGAACCACACAGACGGTTAACCGTTTGACCTGCAACAGTCTTAGGAAGATCAGCTAACAATGCGATGTTACGCGCAATGTTCATACCTTGTTCCAGAGTCTGGTTCACACAGCCCCAGATCACATCTTCGACTTCATTCGGGTCGAATTCGTTACGAATCATCAACGCACGGATAAGTTCAGCTGACATGCTGTCGGCACGTACATTGCGGAACATACCGTTTTTCGATTTGCCCATGGCAGTACGTACGCCATCAACAATCACAACGTCACGTGGATTTAAAGTAGCCATTCACGTCACTCCTTAACCGTAGAATTTTTTGTTGTTAGCAGCCATGTCGCGCAATGATTGCGGCGCTTCATAAGCCTTACCTAAGTGCGCGTATTTGTCGCAAAGTGCAACATACTCAGCTACACCAGTCTGGTCGATATAACGGCATGGACCACCACGGAATGGAGGGAAACCTACACCCATGATCATCGCCATATCTGCTTCAGCCGGAGTTGCAACAATGTTGTCTTCCAGGCAACGAACAGTTTCGTTACAGAAAGCCAGCATCATACGGTCAATGATCTCTTGAGGATCAAATTCACGTTTTTCAGCAGTTGCAACAGATGCCACAAGCTCGTATGCAGTTGGATCAACCACTTTGGCTTTTTTGCCTTTACGGTCAAGTTCGTATTTGTAGAAACCAACGTCATTCTTTTGACCCAGACGGTTGTTTTCGTACATCACTTGGATTGAACCTTTGAAATCAGGTTTCATACGATCCGGGAAGCCTTCAGCCATCACTTCTGCACCGTGAACGCCAGTATCGATACCAACCACGTCCATCAGGTAAGCAGGACCCATAGGCCAGCCGAATTTTTCCATCACTTTGTCGATTTGCTGGAAGTCAGCACCATCTTTCAGTAACAGGTCAAATGCACCGAAGTAAGGGAACAGTACGCGGTTTACCAGGAAGCCCGGGCAGTCATTCACTACGATTGGTGTTTTACCCATTTTCTGAGCAAGCACAACAGTCGTTGCAATCGCTTCAGCAGAAGTCCTCTCACCACGAATCACTTCTACCAATGGCATCATGTGTACCGGGTTAAAGAAGTGCATACCCACGAAGTTTTCAGGACGTTCCAGATTTTCAGCCAGACGCGTAATTGAAATCGTAGATGTGTTCGACGCAATAATCGTGTTTTCACGTACTTTAGATTCAGTTTCTTTCAGTACGATACCTTTCACTTTCGGGTTTTCAGTTACTGCTTCGATCACGATGTCGACTTCTTTAAACTCGTCATAGCTTAAAGTAGGACGGATGCGAGCAAGAGTTTCACCCATTTGCGCCGGTTTCATTTTCTTGCGTTCAACCTGCTTGGTCAGCAGTTTATTCGCTTCAGACATACCCAGTGCAAGTTGCTGGTTACCGATGTCTTTCATGATGATTGGAGTGCCTTTGCTTGCCGCCTGGTAAGCAATACCACCACCCATGATCCCTGCGCCTAGAACGGCAGCCTGGTTCACTGGATGTGCACCTTGTTCATATTTTTTAGAAGTTTTCTTCACCACCTGGTCGTTCATGAACAGACCGATTAACGCACCCGCTTGTGGAGTTACCGCAGCTTTCGCAAAGCCTTGAGCTTCAACTTTTAACGCTTCATCGCGGTGTAAGCTTGCACCTGCCTGAAGAGAATCAAGCAATAGTTTTGGCGCCGGGTATTGAGCAGGGTTTGCTTTTGCAAGAACCGCACCTTTCGCCGTATTGAATGCCATCATTTGCTCAAGCATGTTCAGCTTGATTGGATCCAGTTTTTCCTGGCGTTTTGCCTGCCAGTCTAAACGACCGTGAATTGCCTGTTTCACCAGGTCAATCGCAGCATCTTTCAGTTTGTCTGCAGCCACAACCGCATCAACAGCACCATCTTTCAGTGCAGCAGCCGGTTTTTTCGGAGTAGCCATGGCCATCCATTCAACTGCATTGTCGATACCGATCAGACGGCTTAAGCGAACCGTACCACCGAAACCAGGGAAGATACCAAGTTTGATTTCAGGCAGGCCGACTTGCGCCTGTTCTGACATCACACGGTAGTCACAGACTAAGCACATCTCGAAACCGCCACCTAGTGCCATACCGTTAATCGCGGCAACTTTAGGAATGTCCAGGTCTTCGAAGCTGTTAAAAATTTCATGAACTGGTAGTGCCCAGTCAACAATTGCCTGTTCGCCTTGAGCAAAGTTATCGCCGAATTCAGTAATGTCAGCACCTACAATAAATGTAGACTTACCTGAAGTCACGATTAAACCCTGAATGTCAGCAGCGGAAACTGCGTCAATCGCAGCCTTGAAATCTTCAATCGTTGCACGGTTGAATTTGTTAACCGACTCACCTTGTAAGTCAAAGCGGAATTCTGCAATTCCGTCCTCAAGCATTTGGACGGTAATGGCATTGCCAGCGTGGATCATGCCCTGATCTCCTTTATTTTGGAGGACTTCTAAGTTGATGTTGTGAAGCAAGCGCGCATTTCCCGCGCACTTTTTTACTTCGCTAATCTTACGATAACTATATCCAAAAAGAACAACACAAGTTGTATCAAGCCGTGACGCAAGGGTCATCAATTTTCATCGCTCAATCAAGGCGTTGTCATGTCCGGAATACAGTGAACCGTTATCGCAGTGTAATGAAGTTATTGTTTCAATTTCACTTTTTTATTGCTGTCGCGCTGTTTTTATAACGTAAATTGACCAGATAGGGAATGTTTGCTGTGTGGTGTTTTGGTCAAAATAGTCAATTGAGATTCAAATTATTCGATACGGATGTAAGAAAATGTATGCAACGCTGTGTTCTACAAGCGGGTAGGGAGAGCAAAAGCAGCTTTGTTATAATGCGGCCCAGATGTGACTTTTTTATTTTTCCCCGTTCTTTTTTAGGGCTAGGATTTTTTGGGTATTGATATGCTTAAGTGGATTATTTTGGCCATCTTTGTCATCTCAGCGTTATATATTCAGCGACGTGGCACAGTTCGGCATTCTTTTTATCGCCAGTTTTTTGACCATTCGACCCTGTTTGCACCGATCAATTTTCTGATGTACGCCTTTTCAAGCGTACCGAATCAGCCTTATATCGATACGCAGCATTTTAAAGACCTAAAAGTGCTGGATGAAAACTGGGAAATGATTCGTGACGAAGCACAGGCACTCTATCAAAAAGGCGGGATCAAGGCTTCGAGCAAATATGATGACCTGGGGTTTAACTCATTTTTTAAGACTGGCTGGAAACGCTTCTATTTAAAATGGTATGACTCGGCGCATCCCTCTGCAGCAGAACTCTGCCCAAAAACTACCGTCTTGCTCAAAACTTTGCCTACCATTAAAGCGGCCATGTTTACCGAGCTGGCACCCGATAGCCGTTTGGTCCGTCATCGTGACCCTTATGCCGGTTCATTGCGTTATCACTTGGGCTTAATGACCCCGAATGATGACCGCTGCTTTATCGATGTCGATGGTCAGCGTTATTCCTGGCGCGACGGCGAGAGCGTGGTATTTGATGAAACCTATATTCATTATGCCGAAAACAAGACTGACCAGAACCGGATCATTTTCTTTGCTGATGTCGAGCGACCTTTAAAAACCCGCTGGATGGAACGCTTCAATCACTGGTTTGGTAAAAAAGTGATGACAGCAGCCAGTTCACCGAATGAGGTTGGGGATCAGACTGGTGGCTTAAACAAAGTCTTTGGTTATGTCTATCAACTCCGGGTAAAAGCCAAAGCTTTAAAAGCACAGAACCGCCAGCTGTACTATTTCCTGAAATGGTTCCTGATGCTGGGTATTTTCTTCCTGATCTTTATTCGTCCTTATCTGTTTGCCTAAGCTGCAACATAAAAAATAAAGCGCCCACATGGGTAATGCCAGTCAGTTAAGAGATTGACTGGCATTTTTTTGGGTATTTCTGTGGTTTCCCTTTCACAACTCGTGGGTAGTTTCTACTTCTTTTTTTCGGTAAAACATACCTTTTAGATTTTTCCATTAAACTTTCTAGATGTTTAGGCAAATTACCTGCGGAAGCCAAAGAATCAAACTTCAATAGGTTAAGGATAGCAATAGAGGTAATATGAAAGCTCATTCTCAAAGGACTGACTTTTGCACGTTGCGCCATATATTTCATTTGTCTTCTTAGAATATTATAGGCAATAAAGACTCCCCATAATTCTTGATAAATCAAGGCAGGTTGTTTACTCCTTAAATGCTTCCCTTCCTGTAAGTTACTCTTGATTTCTTGGTAACACATTTCTATTTCCCAACGCTGGGCATAGAGTTTTGCTAAAGCTAATAATGGATATCTCTTTGAATCTATTAGTGAAGTGATATAACGTCTAATCTTACCTGCCTGCTCAACCTCAATGAGACGTGCCTCCCAATAGTCTCCTAAGGCTGGATTAAGTTTTTTAGCTCTTGTTGATATCGGCATTCTAATATGAAAGTCATGTTGCGAATTACGCTCCACAATCTCATACCGTAAATTATCTTTTGCACGCATAAGCCAATGACTTTCTTCTGCACGTTTTTGCCACCCGATGAGAAAATCTGCAGAGAAATAGGCTCGATCAAATAGGGTAATACTGTGTGAACAAGGAGATAATTGGCTTGCCAGTGTGAGTTCACCTTGATCCATACTGCCTATTTGAGCATCTATAATTTCATGGGTCGCGGTATTTACTAAGCAGGTTGCTCTCACTTGTGGATAAGGAGCATCAGCAGTTTTTCCTTTAGATGAACCAAAGTGTGCAAAATTCTCATCTGTATAAGGCATAGACCAAACAACACCATCAACAGCGCACACACTCAGACCGTGAAAGTTTGAGTATTGCTGCTGAGATTCTTCAAACCAGGCTTGGCTAAGTAAAGAAAATAGCGCATTTAAAGGTTCTGATCCTAAACGTTGTCGTGCTTGTACTACTGCGCTAGGAACACAATATTCTGTTGTACCAAATACAAGTTTTAGCTGTTCTACGACATATCCGATAGGTTGATTTCGAAATAAAGCGAGTCCAATGACAAGCCACACCACATGTTCAGCAGGTAACTTCCTTCTTCTAATTGATGCCTTACCTGTTTGATGCAGACTTTCCTCAATCCAGTTGAAATCAATAAATTCACTAAAATGGCTAAGTGAAGGTAAAGAATGTTGAAGGGTGCAATCTAAATTTTCAGATAAAGTCATAAAAAAATGAGCGTATTTACATACACTCATTTTTACTACATTTTACTAATATTTGCTTAACTGACTGGCATTACCCACATGGGCGTTTTTTATTACTTGCAGAGATTCACCACATCATTCTGATTTTGTGTAAGATAAAACAAAATAGGGGGAAGATGATGCGTGTATTTCGTTCCAAAAAAGACTGGTGGCTGCTGGCATTTTTGATCTGTATGAGCGGTTTGTTATTGCAATTATTACTGACCATGCAGGCCAAAGGGACGATGGCTCAATATCCGGTGCATACCGCAGTCTATATACTTACAATCCTCTTGGTCTGGTGGCCGGTTTGGAGTACCCGTTATATCGTGCAGGATGGGCAGTTGATTATCAAAAGCTTGTGGCTGACCTGGCAAATTCCGCTTGGTTCGATTCAGAATATCCAGCCTACAGATCACTCAGAAATTGCACCTGCTTTGTCTTTCAAGCGTTTAAAAGTTAGCTATATGCTGGCAGATCAACAAAAGTATGTCCTGATTTCACCTAAAGACCCGGATGCATTGATTCAGGCGATTCAAGCACATCAAACAGTTTAATTGGAATCGGAGGCTTGAGGCTGAACTAGCAATTGACCATTAATGCAGTCCAGATGGAGTTGCAGTTGTTCTGGATGGTTCAGGAAATAAATCGCTAAGATCGGTTCCAGTTCAGTCCGTATTTTTCGGCCCAGATGACGGGCGCCATAACGGATGTCATGACCCTGATAAAAATGGGCCTTGGCTGCATCAGTGAGGTGAATCTGTCGTTTCTGATGTTGCAGACGTTGATTTAATTTATCCAGCTCAATCTCAACCAGTCGTGGCAGGGCATCATTTTGGACAGCCTGATAGTGCAAGGTACGGTCAATCCGGTTTAAAAATTCAGGATCGAACTTGCGCTGCATGACTTTTTCAATAATCTGCTGGGTCGGTACTTTTTTCAGACATAGTTGCTGCATTTTTTGCGGCAGATAGCTGAGCTTTTCCAGATATTGTTGCGCGGCTTGTGCACCGACATTACTGGTCATAAAAATCATGCAATTACGAAAATCGATGGTTTTGGTACCAGCAGTCAACGTCAGTCGACCAGTATCCAGTACATTCATCAGACCACGAATCACTTCAGTACTGGCTTTTTCCAGTTCATCAAACAGCATGATGCCGGGACGGGTATGGCTTCCGGCAATAGCGGTTTCATCAAACAGGCTATGGCCTTTTTTAGAGCCCACATAACCCGGAGGCGCGCCAGTCAGGGCAGCTGCATAATGTTCCTGCGCCAAAGTATTCATATCAATCCGGCAGAAAGCATCAGGACGGCCATAAATTGCTTCGGCAATCAGACGCACGGTCTCGGTTTTGCCGACACCGGTCGGGCCAAGCATTAAGGTAACCGAAAGCGGACGTTCAGGACTGGAAAAGTCAGCCTTGACCACATGCAGCATTTTTTCAATTTCATTTAAGGCCGCATCCTGACCGATGATCCGTTCCCGTAGCAACTGCATCACAGCCTGAGGTTCAAAATGAAAACGCGGTTTCCCAATTAAAAGGTCACGCTCAGATTGGCTATGGCTAGAGGTGGCAGGTTGCACAACATGAATACCGGATTGGGAACTTGTCATCTTGGATCATCTCGAGATTGGACCTGTCGAGCATAGCAAAGTTAGTTCAGGCGACTTATAGCTTTTAGCAATCAGACCATATTGGGTTGCTTATAAATACGGCGGTCTGGGCATAACCTGTTTCACTTTCGATGACAGTTCGGGTGAATTTTGTGTCATCGCTTGAAAATGACACATTAAACATCACATATATCTGCATATTGCAGGTGAAAAATAGGTTTTAGGTGAACGAGAACGCACGCCCTCATATTGAAAAAATCTTGGCCAATATGACCACCTTACCCGGGGTCTACCGGATGTATGGCAAAGATGGCGAACTCTTATATGTGGGAAAAGCCAAGAACCTGAAAAATCGGGTATCTAGTTATTTTGTCAAAACCCTTGATCATCCCAAGACTCAAGCTTTGGTGGCACGGATTTATGACATTCAGACCTTGGTGGTGCGTTCAGAAACTGAAGCTTTATTGCTAGAGCAAAACCTGATCAAGCTGCATCGTCCACCGTATAACATCATGCTGCGTGATGACAAATCCTATGTCTATATTTTTGTCTCTGCAGACAAGCCCTATCCGCGGATTGCCAGCGGTCGTGGTAAGGGCAAACATCAGGTCGGCAAGTTCTTTGGACCTTATCCGAGTGCTTACAATGCCCGCGATACTTTGGTTATTCTGCAAAAATTATTCAATGTACGTTCTTGTGAGAATGGTTTCTTTGCCAATCGTACTCGACCTTGTTTGCAATATCAGATCAAGCGCTGTTCCGGCCCTTGTGTCGGCCTGATTTCACCTGAGGATTATCAGGAAGATGTCAATAATTCGATTCGCTTCCTGCAAGGCGATACCAAAGAGTTGAATCAGGAACTGATTGCCAAGATGGAAGCAGCCGCAGAAAATCTGGAATTTGAAAAGGCGGTATTTTATCGTGACCGGATGGCATTACTGCGTGATGTACAGGCCCAGCAGGCGATTTATAAAGTCAAAGGTGAGGCAGATATTCTGGCGATTGCCTACCAGGCAGGAGTAACTTGTGTGCAGATCATGCATGTGCGTAATGGCAAGATGCTCGGCGGTAAAGGCTATTTTCCGGATATGCTGAGTGACGATCTGGGACAAATGCTCTCGGATTTTATTGCCAACTTCTACTTCCAGGTTGCCGATGAAATTCCTTCTGAACTGATCGTAAATATTGAAATGCCAGATCGGAAGGAGCTGGAAGCCGCACTTTCTCAACATTTTGACAAGAAAATTCAGATCAAATCCAAAGTTCGGGAAACCCGTGCCGAATGGCTGGAACTTGCACAGATGAATGTGCAACATGCCATTCAGGGCAAGCTGGCCAATCACTTTGAGCTGAATGAACGTTTCCATCAGTTAGAGGAAGTCGTGGGACGGCCGGTAGATCGGATTGAGTGTTTCGATATCTCGCATACCATGGGTGAAGATACGGTTGCTTCTTGCGTAGTCTTTGATAGTGGAGGCGCGCGCAAACGCGATTATCGCCAGTTTTCTATCAATGATATTCAGGCGGGTGATGACTATGCCGCGATGCGTCAGGCCTTAACCCGTCGTTATAAAAAAGCCATGCTGCCAGATTTGCTGCTGATTGACGGTGGTAAAGGGCAATTGCATATGGCGATGGAAGTCATGCAGGAACTTGGGCTGGATGCCTTTATGGTCGGTGTGTCTAAAGGCGAAGGACGTAAGCCGGGTCTGGAAACCCTGCA from the Acinetobacter sp. YWS30-1 genome contains:
- the uvrC gene encoding excinuclease ABC subunit UvrC, with protein sequence MNENARPHIEKILANMTTLPGVYRMYGKDGELLYVGKAKNLKNRVSSYFVKTLDHPKTQALVARIYDIQTLVVRSETEALLLEQNLIKLHRPPYNIMLRDDKSYVYIFVSADKPYPRIASGRGKGKHQVGKFFGPYPSAYNARDTLVILQKLFNVRSCENGFFANRTRPCLQYQIKRCSGPCVGLISPEDYQEDVNNSIRFLQGDTKELNQELIAKMEAAAENLEFEKAVFYRDRMALLRDVQAQQAIYKVKGEADILAIAYQAGVTCVQIMHVRNGKMLGGKGYFPDMLSDDLGQMLSDFIANFYFQVADEIPSELIVNIEMPDRKELEAALSQHFDKKIQIKSKVRETRAEWLELAQMNVQHAIQGKLANHFELNERFHQLEEVVGRPVDRIECFDISHTMGEDTVASCVVFDSGGARKRDYRQFSINDIQAGDDYAAMRQALTRRYKKAMLPDLLLIDGGKGQLHMAMEVMQELGLDAFMVGVSKGEGRKPGLETLHFTDGGKIQLPEDHKALHLIQQVRDEAHRFAITRHRAKRDKKRGSSVLEVIPGLGPKRRRDLLTHFGGIQGVLKASEKDLQLVPGLGSVMARMIYKVLHE